A portion of the Punica granatum isolate Tunisia-2019 chromosome 7, ASM765513v2, whole genome shotgun sequence genome contains these proteins:
- the LOC116214166 gene encoding photosystem I reaction center subunit XI, chloroplastic-like codes for MAATASPMASQLKSSFAASSSSLRGLIAPRGLSGSPLRAFPGRRSTRFTIKAVQADKPTFQVVQPINGDPFIGSLETPVTSSPLIAWYLSNLPAYRTAVSPLLRGVEVGLAHGFLLVGPFVKTGPLRNTEYAGAAGSLAAGGLVVILSICLTMYGIASFKEGEPSTAPSLTLTGRKKEPDQLQTADGWAKFSGGFFFGGISGVVWAYFLLYVLNLPYFVK; via the exons ATGGCCGCTACAGCCTCTCCAATGGCCAGTCAGCTGAAGAGCAGCTTTGCTGCTTCATCGTCTTCCCTTAGGGGACTGATCGCTCCTAGGGGCCTCTCCGGGTCTCCTCTCCGAGCATTCCCCGGCAGGAGAAGCACCCGGTTCACCATTAAAGCTGTTCAGGCAGACAAG CCAACTTTCCAGGTTGTCCAACCCATCAATGGAGACCCCTTCATTGGGAGCCTGGAGACCCCAGTAACCTCGAGCCCGCTGATCGCTTGGTACCTCTCCAACCTCCCAGCCTACCGGACTGCGGTCAGCCCACTGCTCCGGGGAGTCGAGGTGGGGCTGGCCCATGGGTTCCTTCTTGTTGGCCCGTTCGTGAAGACTGGTCCGTTGAGGAACACCGAGTATGCAGGAGCAGCAGGGTCGCTGGCTGCTGGAGGGCTTGTGGTCATCTTGAGCATCTGCTTGACAATGTACGGGATTGCCTCATTCAAAGAAGGGGAGCCTTCAACCGCCCCTTCGCTGACCCTTACAGGGAGGAAGAAGGAGCCTGACCAGCTGCAGACTGCTGATGGGTGGGCCAAGTTCAGCGGCGGGTTCTTCTTCGGAGGGATCTCCGGTGTCGTTTGGGCCTACTTCCTTCTCTATGTTCTCAACCTCCCTTACTTCGTAAAGTAG